A part of Lacibacter sp. H407 genomic DNA contains:
- a CDS encoding VanZ family protein has translation MKKKIQQYLLTKWPAIIWSVIIFLLLAMPPINLGEKQVIGFSGLDKFIHFFLFGLMVFLWGFYQQQFISSGKLFFKKLLIIVVIATLYGIAMEYVQGWVGRDFDVWDMVADAAGAFVAGFWLLIQKRRPW, from the coding sequence ATGAAAAAAAAGATCCAACAATATCTTCTTACAAAATGGCCGGCCATTATTTGGTCGGTCATTATTTTTTTATTGCTGGCTATGCCACCGATAAACCTCGGCGAAAAGCAGGTGATTGGTTTTTCCGGTCTTGATAAATTCATTCACTTTTTTCTTTTTGGACTGATGGTTTTTTTGTGGGGTTTCTATCAACAGCAGTTCATTTCTTCCGGCAAACTCTTCTTCAAAAAACTTTTGATCATTGTAGTTATTGCAACATTGTATGGAATTGCAATGGAGTATGTGCAGGGTTGGGTTGGTCGTGATTTTGATGTATGGGATATGGTGGCCGATGCAGCAGGTGCTTTTGTTGCAGGTTTTTGGTTGTTGATACAAAAAAGAAGGCCCTGGTAG
- the gcvH gene encoding glycine cleavage system protein GcvH: MNFPENLRYTKDHEWISLEGNVATIGITDFAQRELGDIVYVDINTVGKSLNAEEIFGTVEAVKTVSDLFLPVAGTIAEVNSGLNDKPETVNNDPYGEGWMVKVTVNDPADVAKLMDAAAYSALVA; encoded by the coding sequence ATGAATTTTCCAGAGAATCTCCGCTACACAAAAGACCATGAATGGATCAGCTTAGAAGGCAATGTTGCCACAATTGGTATTACCGATTTTGCACAACGGGAGTTGGGTGATATTGTATACGTAGACATTAATACCGTTGGCAAATCACTGAATGCAGAAGAAATATTTGGCACAGTAGAAGCAGTGAAAACAGTAAGTGATTTGTTTTTACCTGTAGCAGGCACCATTGCAGAAGTAAACAGTGGATTGAACGACAAACCGGAAACTGTTAACAACGATCCATACGGTGAAGGCTGGATGGTGAAAGTAACGGTGAACGATCCTGCTGATGTCGCAAAATTGATGGATGCAGCAGCGTATAGTGCTCTAGTGGCTTAA